TGAAAATACAACAGAATACGCAGACGAAAAATTTACAGGAGGGTTATTCGCTATAGCCAGTTCCTTCATGGAGGATATGGATGATACTTTTATTCTTTTAAAAGACTGGGTAAATAATAGCGACCATTATGAGCTCGACGCAAATGCAGAAGGAGAATTGCATCGCTACGAAATGATTGAGGAAATTTTACCGTGGGATATATCGAATAAGTTGAACAGATACCAGCAAGATATATTTATTCCGATACAAATAAAAAATGAGAAGGAGAAAAATGAAAATGGCTGAGTTACCTGAAATTGCTAAACTCTCGGGACAAATGAGAGATGTTCTGTGTGGAAAGACCATACAAAATCTTACTCTGCTGCAAGAGAAATGCGCCAACATCCCGTCTGATGAGTTTCAAAAACGAATCACGGGTGCAAGGATTGATGATATCCGTAATAGAGGGAAATGGATTATTACTACGCTTAATAATGGTGAAAATATCCTTTTATCTCTTGGTATGGGCGCAGATATTTTGTTCTTCGATAATGAGAAGAATGAAACGGACAAATACCAGATAAAGGTTCTCTTTAGTGATGGCAGCGGTTATACCGCCCGCTTTTGGTGGTTCGGTAAGTTCTTACTTGTTTCGGATGGCGAGCTTGCATCAGAGCCCAATACAAAAGACATTGCTATTGACCCATTTGATGAAAAATTTACGCTTGATTATTTTTCA
The nucleotide sequence above comes from Anaerocolumna cellulosilytica. Encoded proteins:
- a CDS encoding Fpg/Nei family DNA glycosylase, producing MAELPEIAKLSGQMRDVLCGKTIQNLTLLQEKCANIPSDEFQKRITGARIDDIRNRGKWIITTLNNGENILLSLGMGADILFFDNEKNETDKYQIKVLFSDGSGYTARFWWFGKFLLVSDGELASEPNTKDIAIDPFDEKFTLDYFSSLLKGKKTQIKAFLMNQKNVGGIGNMYMHDILFKAHLHPQKKISDMSGEEIKLLYSTITELLNLSQEKGAFAYESDFFGQKGGFTMDYFLVGYKENQPCPVCGETIVSIKTGSTSTFICPACQKE